One stretch of Alphaproteobacteria bacterium DNA includes these proteins:
- a CDS encoding TadE/TadG family type IV pilus assembly protein yields MALFNKGELTRKPLAGTGFRRFLQDLRGGVMLEFAFAMPILVGLLMGGVEFARFALVNQKMERVTSFVGDFVARAEALDETDFDDYFAAADQIGRPFDLFDGGNIIVTSVTGEDTGPEVLWQQIGAGNVTDPSQIGMPGDPAVLPEDFNVDEGEGLVITEVYFDYEPFLLPLMIPPQRLYYQAIYRPRTTAILAMQAQ; encoded by the coding sequence ATGGCATTATTCAATAAGGGCGAACTGACCCGAAAACCCTTAGCAGGAACGGGTTTCAGACGATTTCTACAAGACCTGCGCGGCGGCGTGATGCTCGAATTCGCATTCGCCATGCCGATTCTCGTCGGCCTGCTGATGGGCGGCGTCGAGTTTGCGCGTTTCGCGCTGGTGAATCAGAAGATGGAGCGGGTGACGAGTTTCGTCGGAGACTTCGTGGCCCGGGCCGAAGCGCTGGACGAGACGGATTTCGATGATTATTTCGCCGCCGCCGACCAGATCGGCCGGCCCTTCGATCTGTTCGACGGCGGCAACATCATCGTCACCTCGGTGACAGGCGAGGATACCGGCCCGGAGGTGCTGTGGCAGCAGATCGGCGCCGGCAATGTGACCGATCCGAGCCAGATCGGTATGCCTGGCGATCCGGCCGTCCTGCCTGAGGATTTCAATGTGGACGAGGGTGAGGGGCTGGTCATCACGGAGGTCTATTTCGACTATGAGCCGTTCCTGTTGCCCCTCATGATTCCGCCGCAACGCCTTTACTACCAGGCGATCTACCGCCCCCGCACGACGGCCATTCTGGCCATGCAGGCCCAGTAA
- a CDS encoding TadE/TadG family type IV pilus assembly protein: MINSTRLSGSKPQLSVLNRIFDKFGRDQSGVAGVEFALTGPLFILTILGTMEIGMILSTEALMEGAVRDAARYGVTGQDEAERLSIIQDIIADRTIGLVDTDEAQVDVLTYGSFDVIGAPEPFVDGPPFNGVYDVGETYTDINGNSQWDPDQGLASAGQSGEVVLYRVTYDAPSLTGFLSHLIGGDDNVIQLVASIAVRNEPYDLEDGDGIIQ, from the coding sequence ATGATAAATTCAACCAGGTTATCAGGAAGTAAACCTCAACTATCTGTATTAAATAGAATTTTCGATAAATTCGGACGAGATCAGTCGGGTGTTGCGGGGGTCGAATTCGCGCTCACCGGGCCACTCTTCATTCTCACCATTCTGGGCACCATGGAGATCGGCATGATCCTGTCGACGGAGGCCCTGATGGAGGGTGCGGTGCGCGATGCGGCCCGGTACGGCGTCACCGGCCAGGACGAGGCCGAACGGCTGAGTATCATCCAGGACATCATCGCCGACCGGACCATCGGCCTGGTGGACACGGACGAGGCGCAGGTAGATGTCCTGACCTATGGCAGCTTCGACGTCATCGGTGCACCGGAGCCTTTCGTCGACGGCCCGCCGTTCAACGGGGTGTATGACGTCGGCGAGACCTACACCGATATCAACGGAAACAGCCAGTGGGACCCGGATCAGGGCCTGGCCAGCGCGGGCCAGTCGGGTGAGGTGGTGCTCTACCGGGTAACCTACGACGCGCCGTCCCTGACGGGTTTCCTCAGCCACCTGATCGGCGGCGACGACAACGTGATCCAGCTCGTCGCCAGCATCGCCGTGCGCAACGAGCCGTATGACCTGGAGGATGGCGATGGCATTATTCAATAA
- a CDS encoding type II secretion system F family protein yields MTPGELIPIPMEELVVWLAGLAAIAAVLAVWAGLIAPRPIRARMRSLSDRRVALHRARLQPRAHPMRIRGLNMATGVVERLRLLQSTQARRISEKLLQAGWRGKDAMVVYLFLKFALPLAFGLVAVIFLYLLPVFDMGPMGKLFCALLAVILGAYAPDLFTANTISKRKQKITKAMPDGLDLMVICAEAGLSLDAALERVGRELRQSWPEFADEISLTSIELGFLPDRSQALQNLARRVRVSGMRGLVNTLAQTERYGTPLSQALRVLSSEMRTNRLLKAEEKAARLPAVLTVPMILFIMPALFVVLIGPGALQTIDALRGVL; encoded by the coding sequence ATGACCCCCGGAGAGCTGATTCCGATCCCGATGGAGGAGTTGGTCGTCTGGCTCGCCGGCTTGGCGGCGATCGCGGCCGTGTTGGCCGTCTGGGCGGGCCTGATCGCGCCGCGGCCCATCAGGGCCCGGATGCGTTCGCTGTCCGACCGGCGCGTGGCCCTGCACCGGGCGCGTTTGCAACCGCGGGCCCATCCCATGCGCATCCGTGGCCTCAATATGGCCACCGGCGTCGTCGAGCGGCTGCGGTTGCTGCAATCGACGCAAGCCCGGCGCATCAGCGAGAAACTCCTGCAGGCCGGCTGGCGCGGCAAGGACGCGATGGTCGTCTACCTGTTTCTCAAATTCGCATTACCGCTCGCCTTCGGGCTGGTCGCGGTCATTTTCCTGTATCTGCTCCCGGTCTTCGATATGGGGCCCATGGGCAAGCTTTTTTGCGCGCTGCTGGCGGTAATTCTGGGCGCGTATGCGCCGGATCTGTTCACGGCCAACACGATCTCGAAACGCAAGCAGAAGATCACCAAGGCGATGCCCGACGGGCTCGACCTGATGGTGATCTGCGCGGAGGCGGGTCTGAGCCTTGACGCCGCACTGGAGCGGGTGGGACGAGAATTGCGCCAGTCCTGGCCGGAATTCGCCGATGAGATCAGCCTGACGTCGATCGAACTGGGTTTCCTGCCCGATCGCAGTCAGGCCCTGCAGAACCTGGCCCGCCGGGTCCGGGTGTCGGGCATGCGCGGCCTGGTCAACACGCTCGCCCAGACCGAGCGCTACGGCACACCGCTGTCCCAGGCGTTGCGGGTCCTGTCGTCGGAAATGCGGACCAATCGCCTGCTGAAGGCGGAAGAGAAGGCGGCGCGGCTTCCCGCGGTGCTCACCGTCCCGATGATCCTCTTCATCATGCCGGCCCTGTTCGTGGTGTTGATCGGCCCGGGCGCGCTACAGACGATCGATGCGCTGCGGGGCGTGTTGTGA
- a CDS encoding type II secretion system F family protein, which produces MNGTMFGSVDISVAVMIANVVLATVCLSVVGGILVFGEQRQTNKRLSGVMRRWQPNVAADGTPTLRLAQHDSSLPSVDRILKRLVPRREMLRRRLKRTGRSISVGQYLVACLIVGASTGTTMSFLFGFSTPVSILGGCAGGLLLPHMFIGYLAGRRQRAFTGQFPESIDLIVRGIRSGLPVVESIMTVAREMPKPVGQEFRAITDAVRFGQTLEDALWDAVPRIDTPEFKFFVVSIAVQRETGGNLGETLENLADVLRKRRQMKKRVKAMASEPKASAWILGSLPFIMFAIIFFVNTGYVMTLFTDPRGTTLIAFGLTSQFIGVAIMWKMVRFEI; this is translated from the coding sequence ATGAACGGAACGATGTTCGGCTCGGTGGATATATCGGTTGCGGTCATGATCGCGAATGTGGTGCTGGCGACGGTGTGTCTGTCGGTGGTCGGCGGGATTCTGGTGTTCGGCGAACAGCGCCAGACCAACAAGCGATTGTCCGGCGTCATGCGCCGCTGGCAGCCGAATGTGGCGGCGGACGGCACGCCGACCTTGCGGCTGGCCCAGCATGACAGTTCGCTGCCGTCGGTCGACCGTATCCTCAAGCGCCTGGTGCCACGCCGCGAGATGCTGCGCCGCCGGCTGAAACGCACGGGGCGCTCGATCAGCGTCGGGCAATACCTTGTTGCCTGCCTTATCGTCGGTGCCTCGACCGGAACCACGATGTCTTTCCTGTTCGGGTTCTCCACGCCCGTCTCGATTCTCGGCGGCTGCGCCGGCGGGTTGCTCCTGCCCCACATGTTCATCGGCTATCTCGCCGGGCGGCGCCAGCGGGCCTTCACGGGGCAGTTCCCGGAATCGATCGACCTGATCGTTCGCGGTATCCGCTCCGGCCTGCCGGTCGTGGAATCGATCATGACCGTGGCCCGGGAAATGCCGAAACCCGTCGGGCAGGAATTTCGGGCCATCACGGACGCCGTGCGTTTCGGACAAACCTTGGAAGACGCCTTGTGGGACGCGGTGCCGCGGATCGACACGCCGGAGTTCAAATTCTTCGTCGTATCCATCGCGGTCCAGCGAGAGACCGGCGGTAATCTGGGCGAGACCCTCGAAAATCTCGCTGATGTGCTGCGCAAGCGGCGCCAGATGAAGAAACGTGTGAAGGCGATGGCGTCCGAACCGAAGGCGAGTGCCTGGATCCTCGGCAGCCTGCCTTTCATCATGTTCGCGATCATCTTCTTCGTGAACACCGGCTACGTGATGACCCTGTTCACAGATCCGCGCGGGACGACCCTGATCGCCTTTGGGCTCACCAGTCAGTTCATCGGCGTGGCGATCATGTGGAAAATGGTGAGGTTCGAAATATGA
- a CDS encoding CpaF family protein — translation MSFGRRSDGTPVVSGRENSSRGATPRARENIVSFAEAGHVDPGDGADPGLEPAQFVDMVVAAVREGDAIQDLPRGEVAALVTRTAEKTLGRGYRKLNQIEQRNLITQVLNQVYTAPVRDEPAAAEPAASLKVEDVNTGNEDPAHEYSLDGLKTEKRQVSKVVEDARRKVQPELVERIDVGTAVTLPREELEAQIADIVTEILHEEKLQLNQFEQQDLVKVLLDEMLGLGPLEPLLADEDITDIMVNGYDQIYIERFGKLELTDIAFRDNKHVMNIATRIVSHIGRRIDETNPLVDARLADGSRVNIIIPPLAIDGPSISIRKFAKKKITLDVMEAQNNLSTAMAKVMRIAGRAQLNILISGGTGSGKTTLLNALSQMIDHGERVVTIEDAAELQLQQPHVVRLETRPANLEGHGAITMRDLVKNALRMRPDRIILGEVRGSEAVDMLQAMNTGHEGSMCTVHANRPREALTRLENMVGMAGINLPAKAVRTQIAAALDIIVQVSRMRDGVRRITHVMEVVGMEGDVVTTQDLFVFKYEGDDPSGRIMGTYEYSGVRPHLTTKAEYFGLGRALTEALR, via the coding sequence ATGAGTTTCGGCCGGCGATCCGACGGGACGCCAGTCGTCTCTGGCCGGGAGAATTCGTCGCGCGGAGCCACGCCACGCGCGCGCGAGAACATAGTGTCATTTGCCGAAGCGGGGCATGTCGATCCCGGGGACGGCGCCGACCCGGGACTGGAGCCCGCGCAGTTTGTCGACATGGTCGTCGCGGCGGTGCGCGAAGGAGACGCGATTCAGGATCTGCCGCGCGGTGAGGTGGCGGCCCTGGTGACCCGAACGGCCGAGAAAACGCTGGGTCGTGGCTATCGCAAACTCAACCAGATTGAACAGCGCAACCTGATCACACAGGTCCTGAATCAGGTTTATACCGCGCCCGTGCGTGACGAACCCGCGGCGGCGGAACCGGCGGCGAGCCTCAAGGTCGAAGACGTCAACACCGGGAATGAGGACCCGGCGCACGAATATTCTCTCGATGGTCTGAAGACGGAGAAACGCCAGGTTTCGAAGGTCGTGGAGGATGCACGCCGGAAGGTGCAGCCCGAACTGGTGGAACGAATCGACGTGGGCACGGCCGTGACGTTGCCCCGCGAGGAGCTCGAAGCGCAGATCGCGGACATCGTCACGGAAATCCTGCATGAGGAGAAACTGCAGCTCAATCAGTTCGAACAGCAGGATCTGGTCAAGGTGCTGCTCGACGAGATGCTCGGGCTGGGTCCCCTTGAGCCGCTGCTCGCCGACGAGGACATCACCGACATCATGGTCAACGGGTATGACCAGATCTACATCGAGCGGTTCGGCAAGCTCGAGCTGACCGACATCGCATTCCGCGACAACAAGCATGTGATGAATATCGCGACCCGCATCGTGTCCCATATCGGGCGGCGGATCGACGAGACGAACCCGCTGGTCGATGCGCGGCTGGCCGACGGCAGCCGGGTGAACATCATCATCCCGCCGCTGGCGATTGACGGCCCGTCGATATCGATCCGTAAATTCGCCAAGAAGAAGATCACGCTGGACGTGATGGAGGCGCAGAACAACCTGTCGACGGCCATGGCGAAAGTGATGCGGATCGCCGGCCGCGCCCAGCTGAACATCCTGATTTCCGGGGGCACGGGCTCGGGCAAGACGACGCTGCTCAACGCGCTGTCCCAGATGATCGACCATGGCGAAAGGGTGGTGACAATCGAGGATGCCGCCGAGTTGCAGCTCCAGCAGCCGCACGTCGTGCGCCTGGAGACCCGCCCGGCGAATCTCGAGGGCCACGGGGCGATCACCATGCGCGATCTGGTCAAGAACGCGCTGCGGATGCGCCCGGATCGCATCATCCTGGGCGAGGTGCGCGGCTCGGAGGCCGTCGACATGCTCCAGGCGATGAATACCGGCCATGAGGGCTCGATGTGTACGGTCCATGCGAACCGCCCCCGCGAGGCCCTGACCCGGTTGGAGAACATGGTCGGGATGGCCGGCATAAATCTGCCCGCCAAGGCCGTGCGGACCCAGATCGCCGCCGCGCTCGACATCATCGTGCAAGTCAGCCGCATGCGAGACGGGGTGCGCCGGATCACCCATGTCATGGAGGTGGTCGGCATGGAAGGGGATGTGGTCACCACCCAGGATTTGTTCGTCTTCAAGTATGAGGGGGATGACCCTTCCGGGCGGATTATGGGCACCTATGAATATTCCGGAGTGCGGCCGCACCTGACCACCAAAGCAGAGTATTTCGGTCTCGGTCGGGCACTGACAGAGGCGTTGCGCTGA
- a CDS encoding AAA family ATPase, whose translation MTVAAIDTRRESGVVLAAFAADVVTATMIEQVASYHWPGATVVEGGLSAAATYLDCTRAPDLLVVDLGNSENPLEELLTLADSCEASTQVVALGTVNDLGLYKQFVAAGVADYLVKPLSPEDLETALLAAAFREQQVIEAVDVPLGKIVVTIGARGGVGATTTATNGAWMLAEEQKQKVVLVDLDLQFGSTALSLDLVPAGGMIETLRNPDRVDGLFLASALVPKTANFSVLAAEEDLARDASYSAAGIERLIEELRRSFDWVWIDIPRTLCHVNSNVISDASFIHVVSDLSLAGMRDTMRVANYCDGLNRDADIGVIVNRIGRAKGIPVAQFAKGVPKPVIARLPEDSKAGGAATTGKPVAQIAGRGKFAVGLRKIVQDIAPLPKKRRSLLSLRKSGTEAGA comes from the coding sequence ATGACAGTTGCAGCGATCGATACGAGGCGGGAGAGCGGCGTGGTCCTGGCGGCCTTCGCCGCTGATGTGGTGACCGCGACGATGATCGAACAGGTCGCCAGCTATCACTGGCCCGGTGCGACCGTGGTGGAGGGGGGGCTGAGTGCCGCGGCCACCTATCTCGACTGCACGCGCGCGCCCGATTTGCTGGTGGTCGATCTCGGGAACAGCGAGAACCCGCTCGAAGAACTTCTGACACTGGCGGATTCCTGCGAGGCCTCAACCCAGGTCGTGGCGCTGGGCACGGTCAATGATCTGGGCCTCTACAAGCAGTTCGTCGCGGCGGGTGTGGCCGACTATCTGGTCAAGCCGCTTAGCCCCGAAGATCTGGAAACGGCATTGCTGGCCGCCGCGTTCCGCGAACAGCAGGTGATCGAAGCCGTGGATGTGCCACTCGGCAAGATTGTCGTGACAATCGGCGCGCGCGGTGGCGTGGGCGCGACCACAACCGCCACGAACGGTGCCTGGATGCTGGCCGAGGAGCAAAAGCAGAAGGTGGTGCTGGTCGATCTCGATCTGCAGTTCGGTTCCACCGCCCTGTCACTCGACCTCGTGCCGGCCGGCGGCATGATTGAGACGTTGCGCAATCCCGACCGCGTCGACGGGCTGTTTCTGGCGAGTGCGCTGGTGCCCAAGACCGCGAATTTCTCTGTCCTCGCCGCGGAGGAGGATCTCGCGCGCGATGCGAGTTACAGCGCCGCGGGGATCGAACGCCTGATCGAAGAACTGCGCCGCAGTTTCGATTGGGTCTGGATCGACATCCCGCGCACGCTCTGTCACGTGAATTCGAACGTGATCTCGGACGCTTCGTTTATTCATGTGGTGTCCGACCTGTCGCTGGCGGGCATGCGCGATACGATGCGTGTCGCCAACTACTGCGACGGACTCAACCGCGACGCGGACATCGGCGTGATTGTGAACCGGATCGGGAGGGCGAAGGGAATTCCCGTGGCGCAGTTTGCCAAGGGGGTGCCCAAGCCGGTGATCGCGCGGTTGCCCGAAGACTCCAAGGCGGGTGGCGCGGCGACCACGGGCAAACCGGTCGCCCAGATCGCGGGGCGTGGAAAGTTTGCCGTCGGCCTGCGCAAGATCGTTCAGGACATTGCCCCATTGCCGAAGAAACGGCGCAGCCTGCTGTCGTTGCGCAAATCCGGCACGGAGGCAGGGGCATGA
- a CDS encoding CpaD family pilus assembly lipoprotein — protein sequence MMRRQKVIRNRRIFTKRPSRWWPLLAVAAVIVTGCAQSLADFSPAQSPRDIQVRWVSLDHAVLFEPGTSVLSTSERFHLDAFLAGLTLRRGDRFLVDTGDTGGLDPLAQARATSISQRLRRHLPGVDALMFSGGAAPAGGARLVVGRYVAVPPNCPNWSRPSGANPGNLTDANFGCAQATNLSLMIADPADLVRGRSLAPGDGQALSLGIQRYRAGKVRNPVAVETNE from the coding sequence ATGATGCGACGACAGAAGGTGATCAGGAACCGGCGTATTTTTACCAAACGCCCCTCGCGGTGGTGGCCATTGCTGGCTGTCGCGGCGGTGATCGTCACCGGGTGCGCACAGTCCCTGGCGGATTTTAGCCCCGCGCAGTCGCCGCGCGATATTCAGGTGCGATGGGTCTCGCTTGATCATGCGGTCTTGTTCGAACCGGGCACCAGTGTGCTCTCGACGTCGGAACGGTTTCATCTCGATGCGTTCCTGGCGGGGCTGACCCTGCGCCGCGGCGATCGTTTTCTGGTCGATACGGGCGATACCGGCGGGCTCGACCCGTTGGCCCAGGCCCGCGCCACTTCCATTTCGCAACGCCTGCGGCGCCATCTCCCCGGTGTGGATGCGCTGATGTTCTCCGGTGGCGCCGCACCCGCCGGCGGCGCGCGACTGGTGGTCGGCCGGTATGTGGCCGTGCCGCCGAACTGCCCGAACTGGTCGCGCCCGTCGGGCGCCAACCCGGGCAACCTCACGGATGCGAATTTCGGATGTGCCCAGGCGACAAATCTCAGCCTGATGATCGCTGATCCGGCTGACCTTGTGCGCGGGCGAAGCCTGGCGCCGGGAGACGGGCAGGCGCTGTCGCTGGGAATCCAGCGATACCGCGCCGGGAAAGTCAGAAACCCGGTCGCTGTCGAGACGAACGAATAG
- a CDS encoding type II and III secretion system protein family protein, with protein MIRLVSRLAPALGLLTALSMLLIGVGGAQAQAPVRTVGSGVETIDIEVNKGALVRLPAPASAVFVANPAYADISMKSPTLVYVMAKRTGETSLFALDGRDAVLANINLMVTHNVSALSASLRSVLPDTAIEARSVPGGLMLAGLVNSATESEEARRIAARFLAENEVVVNQIQVVGPNQVNLQVRIAEVSRNVLKRLGFNFDALIDVGTFSFGLASGRGFLNPARTLISGLPDTGLAQANYISSSVDVAGVVDALETEGLISLLAEPNLTALTGETASFLAGGEFPVPVVDNDGEVTVSFKPFGVSLAFTPTILSANRISLKVLPEVSALSSSGAVNVNGLNIPALTTRRANTTVELGSGQSFAIAGLLQADSNQNVNEFPGLADLPILGALFRSTEFNRQETELVIIVTPYLVRPVSSNALLAPTDGFEIPDDFDRIVHGETQRRKAGPSEREVRVPEFDGASGPGGFQIE; from the coding sequence ATGATCAGGCTTGTTTCGCGTCTCGCCCCCGCACTGGGTCTGCTCACGGCGCTTTCGATGCTGTTGATCGGGGTTGGCGGCGCACAGGCGCAAGCCCCGGTGCGAACGGTCGGCTCCGGCGTCGAGACCATCGACATCGAAGTCAACAAGGGCGCGCTCGTGCGTCTGCCCGCGCCGGCCTCGGCGGTGTTCGTGGCCAACCCCGCCTATGCCGATATTTCGATGAAATCCCCGACCCTCGTCTATGTCATGGCGAAGCGGACGGGGGAGACGTCCCTGTTTGCGCTGGATGGCCGCGATGCGGTGCTGGCGAATATCAACCTGATGGTCACCCACAATGTGTCCGCGTTGAGCGCGTCGCTGCGCTCTGTCCTGCCCGACACGGCGATCGAGGCGCGCTCGGTACCCGGCGGCCTGATGCTGGCGGGGCTTGTCAATTCCGCGACGGAATCCGAGGAGGCACGCCGGATCGCGGCCCGGTTCCTGGCCGAGAACGAAGTCGTGGTGAACCAGATCCAGGTGGTGGGGCCGAACCAGGTCAACCTGCAGGTGCGGATTGCCGAAGTGTCACGCAATGTCCTCAAGCGGCTGGGGTTCAACTTCGATGCGTTGATCGATGTGGGAACTTTCTCTTTCGGATTGGCATCGGGACGCGGCTTTCTGAACCCGGCGCGGACGCTGATCAGCGGGTTGCCGGACACGGGGCTGGCCCAGGCCAACTATATTTCAAGCTCGGTGGATGTTGCCGGGGTCGTCGACGCGCTGGAGACGGAGGGCCTGATTTCGCTTCTCGCCGAACCGAACCTCACGGCGCTGACGGGCGAGACAGCGAGTTTCCTGGCCGGCGGCGAGTTCCCGGTACCGGTCGTGGACAATGATGGTGAAGTGACGGTGAGCTTCAAGCCATTTGGCGTGTCGCTGGCCTTCACGCCGACGATCCTTAGCGCCAACCGGATCAGCCTGAAGGTCCTGCCGGAGGTGAGCGCCTTGTCGTCCTCGGGGGCCGTCAACGTGAACGGATTGAATATCCCGGCACTCACGACCCGGCGCGCAAACACAACCGTCGAGCTCGGGAGTGGCCAGAGCTTTGCCATCGCGGGCCTGCTGCAGGCCGACAGCAATCAGAACGTCAATGAGTTCCCCGGCCTTGCGGATTTGCCGATCCTCGGCGCGCTCTTCCGCTCGACCGAGTTCAACCGGCAGGAGACGGAGCTGGTGATTATCGTCACGCCTTATCTGGTGCGGCCGGTATCGAGCAATGCGCTGCTGGCACCGACGGATGGTTTCGAAATTCCCGACGACTTCGACCGGATTGTCCATGGCGAGACCCAACGCCGGAAGGCAGGCCCGAGCGAACGGGAAGTGCGTGTGCCGGAATTTGATGGGGCGTCCGGGCCCGGCGGTTTTCAGATTGAGTAG
- the cpaB gene encoding Flp pilus assembly protein CpaB, whose protein sequence is MNVRLIGLVLVALIAAGGAIFGANSWLAGQRAALEAANRNQVQVKKDHTRIIVAKRGLPAGTLIKKTHLRWQAWPDAGVADAYLVDGKTNLESLVGTVVRLGIAAGEPITETRVVRPGQHGFMAAVLRPGFRAITVGVNTTSGVAGFVFPGDRIDLILSHSVGREGQNGRVRRASETVLTDVRVLAIDQSTNDQAEKPNPSKNVTLEVTPKQVEIVSLVTDIGRLSLSLRSLQRDEGAIGGPDVAGAAGTPGSVPGAAPDTGSTDPLDINPILARLVSGEEPARGRGHTWDSEVSRLLIAPASKGNLHQVRVVRGENSAVVEFKRGRK, encoded by the coding sequence ATGAACGTACGACTGATTGGTCTCGTCCTGGTCGCGTTGATCGCGGCCGGTGGCGCCATCTTCGGCGCGAACAGCTGGCTTGCGGGCCAGCGTGCCGCGCTTGAGGCCGCCAACCGAAATCAGGTGCAGGTCAAGAAGGACCATACCCGCATCATTGTCGCCAAACGGGGGCTACCCGCCGGAACGCTCATCAAGAAGACCCACCTACGTTGGCAGGCTTGGCCCGACGCCGGTGTCGCGGACGCCTATCTTGTCGACGGCAAGACCAATCTCGAAAGCCTTGTCGGCACGGTTGTGCGGCTGGGCATCGCCGCGGGCGAACCGATAACAGAGACCCGCGTCGTGCGGCCGGGCCAGCATGGATTCATGGCGGCAGTCCTGCGTCCCGGGTTCCGCGCCATCACGGTGGGGGTTAACACGACCAGTGGCGTGGCCGGGTTCGTGTTCCCGGGTGACCGGATCGATCTGATTCTCTCCCACTCCGTGGGACGTGAAGGCCAGAACGGGCGCGTGCGACGCGCTTCCGAGACGGTGTTGACCGATGTCCGCGTGCTGGCCATCGACCAGTCGACGAACGATCAGGCCGAGAAACCCAACCCGTCGAAGAACGTCACGCTCGAGGTCACCCCCAAACAGGTCGAAATCGTTTCCCTGGTGACCGACATCGGCCGCCTGTCCCTGAGTCTGCGCAGTTTGCAGCGCGATGAGGGTGCGATCGGCGGGCCGGACGTCGCCGGTGCGGCTGGCACGCCGGGTAGTGTCCCTGGGGCCGCTCCGGACACCGGATCCACCGATCCGCTCGATATCAACCCGATCCTGGCGCGCCTGGTCAGTGGCGAAGAACCCGCGCGCGGCCGGGGACACACCTGGGATAGCGAAGTCAGCCGATTGCTGATCGCACCGGCCTCGAAGGGAAATTTGCACCAGGTTCGTGTCGTGCGCGGCGAGAATTCAGCCGTCGTCGAGTTCAAGCGAGGCCGAAAATGA
- a CDS encoding prepilin peptidase — MTSFFSLQIILLLGLLGLAVTAAVTDLRSYRIPNSISLAIAASFPIFVLAGGADFRGGLFAGGLVFAVGVFLYSRGWMGGGDVKLLAALSLWAGTELVLPMVVIITLTGGIMSFAEWFRIGGFNRLLARHIPTMDGAIAVPAARERAVVPYAAAILAGALYVAVSRAVILFGSLEAF; from the coding sequence ATGACGTCATTTTTCTCGCTCCAGATCATTCTTCTGCTCGGCCTTCTGGGTCTGGCGGTCACCGCCGCGGTCACGGATCTGCGGAGCTACCGCATTCCCAACAGCATCAGCCTGGCGATTGCCGCCAGCTTTCCGATTTTTGTACTGGCCGGCGGCGCGGATTTTCGGGGCGGGCTCTTCGCGGGCGGCCTGGTCTTCGCGGTCGGTGTCTTTCTCTACTCACGCGGCTGGATGGGCGGGGGCGACGTGAAGCTTCTTGCCGCGCTCAGCCTGTGGGCCGGAACGGAGCTCGTCCTGCCGATGGTCGTCATCATTACGCTCACCGGCGGGATCATGAGTTTCGCCGAATGGTTCCGCATCGGCGGTTTCAACCGGCTGCTGGCCCGACATATTCCGACGATGGACGGCGCGATCGCCGTGCCGGCCGCCCGTGAGCGGGCCGTCGTGCCCTATGCAGCGGCGATCCTCGCCGGTGCGCTTTATGTGGCCGTTTCGCGTGCGGTCATTCTCTTCGGCTCTCTGGAGGCATTCTGA
- a CDS encoding Flp family type IVb pilin, translating to MYQTLKNLSRDESGATAIEYGLIAALVSVASIGALTLMGGSLDTMFTAVSGRLDTAVANMPAGAGTGGGTGGGTGGGTGGGTGGGTGGGTGSP from the coding sequence ATGTACCAAACTCTTAAAAATCTTTCCCGCGATGAGTCGGGTGCCACCGCCATCGAGTACGGCCTGATCGCCGCACTTGTGTCGGTTGCCTCGATCGGTGCCCTGACCCTGATGGGGGGCTCGCTGGATACGATGTTCACGGCTGTGTCGGGACGTCTCGACACTGCAGTCGCGAACATGCCGGCTGGTGCTGGCACCGGCGGCGGTACCGGTGGCGGTACGGGTGGCGGCACCGGTGGAGGTACCGGCGGCGGCACGGGTGGCGGTACGGGTAGCCCGTAA